The genomic DNA ACGTAAGAAAGACAATGGCGTCTGCTTTTTTGATGGGACTGCGCATCTAGATCAGGCTCCCGTCAGCCGATCCTACCTTAAAGAAGTGCGGAAAAGGTTAGGTGTCTAGTTAGTCTGTTAGCGATGGCGTGCTGATTGCTGCACGTGCATACGCACTTCGTTCGCGCTATTCGCATTTCGTGCGCTGAGCACCGTGTTTCAGGCCTTAGCGCTAGCGCATGTCGTACTCCGCCGCGTTGTATTCGCAGACGTATGGGCGTCAGGGAGGACATCGTATGATACCAGCAGCATTTGAATATTACCGACCATCAGACATCGCAGGCGCGTTATCTGTATTGGCAGAACACGGCGATGATGCGCGTGTGCTGGCGGGCGGACACAGCCTAATCCCGATGATGAAGTTACGCATGGCGGATGTGCCCCACTTAATCGACTTGCAGGATATTGCAGGCCTCAAGGGTACCACGATTGACGGAGGGACCATCACCATAGGTGCAATGACCACGCAGCACGAACTCATCAATGATGACGCGCTGTTTGCGGCCTGTCCGATCATCCGTGAAGCAGCGCTTCAAATTGCTGACCCGCAGGTCCGTTACATGGGAACAATCGGTGGGAACGTCGCCAATGGAGATCCAGGCAATGACATGCCCGGTCTGATGCAATGTCTGGATGCTAGTTTTGTGCTTGTGGGCGCTGACCGCACCCGCACCGTTAAGGCCCGCAGCTTTTACGAGGCCGCATACGTGACTGAGCGGGACGACGAGGAAATTCTAACCCACATAAC from Octadecabacter antarcticus 307 includes the following:
- a CDS encoding FAD binding domain-containing protein, yielding MIPAAFEYYRPSDIAGALSVLAEHGDDARVLAGGHSLIPMMKLRMADVPHLIDLQDIAGLKGTTIDGGTITIGAMTTQHELINDDALFAACPIIREAALQIADPQVRYMGTIGGNVANGDPGNDMPGLMQCLDASFVLVGADRTRTVKARSFYEAAYVTERDDEEILTHITFAASDAGFAYEKQKRKIGDYATAASAVLITKTAGKVSTASIAMTNLSDVPVLSEAAAAALVGTTCDAAAVKVAVAAALEDIDPTEDNRGPVAFKMHLAGIIISRAIARAWSRA